The following are encoded together in the Acidiferrobacteraceae bacterium genome:
- a CDS encoding GGDEF domain-containing protein, with protein sequence MRTNLKATRVLMIDASLIVLIAIVLVVSNLYLLDRVNRDLTGIDAVRLKKLDLIEQMKHVVRERSIVMLDMSVETDLWAIEAKSRTFHSLAADFIRARDELQSMSLQESEQKILQISLSIIKTTEQLQADIVDRIRDGRMQGVERDIVQKDFPLEFRLLGTMETLSEVVVDNTNKQRMQAKSDYQRITILMSLVSFVLVLIIILLIWRSLTKIRRIESGLIKKTDNLGWDATHDPLTNIYNRRWLKHKVEIQLNMTGTDSAEHALLYMDLDGFKQINDSFGHVAGDRYLVGLCREIEHGIRQTDTFCRMGGDEFAILLENCGRNAPTEIAEQLIDRIRRFTLRSDGQELRTSASIGVCLFGDEDVGFDDLVRRADELCYEAKWQGRNRIVIGTLRGASVPRGLLELPAAPASPALGESD encoded by the coding sequence ATGCGAACGAATCTGAAGGCCACCCGGGTGTTGATGATCGACGCCTCTCTCATCGTGCTGATCGCGATCGTCCTGGTCGTTTCGAACCTGTACCTGCTGGACCGGGTCAACCGGGACTTAACCGGAATCGATGCAGTGCGTCTCAAGAAGCTGGACCTGATCGAGCAAATGAAACACGTGGTTCGGGAGCGCTCCATCGTCATGCTCGACATGTCAGTGGAAACGGATCTGTGGGCAATCGAGGCAAAAAGCCGCACGTTTCATTCCCTGGCGGCCGACTTTATCAGGGCGCGAGACGAGTTGCAGAGCATGAGTTTGCAGGAATCGGAACAAAAGATATTGCAGATATCGCTGTCCATCATCAAGACGACGGAACAGCTGCAAGCAGACATCGTTGACAGAATCCGTGACGGACGTATGCAGGGAGTAGAGCGTGACATCGTGCAGAAGGATTTTCCTCTGGAATTCCGTCTTCTTGGCACGATGGAAACCCTGTCCGAAGTGGTTGTCGACAATACGAACAAACAGCGGATGCAGGCGAAGTCGGACTACCAGCGCATAACCATTCTGATGAGCCTGGTGTCGTTTGTCCTGGTTCTAATCATCATATTGCTCATCTGGCGATCCTTGACGAAGATCCGGCGAATCGAGAGCGGGCTTATCAAGAAGACGGACAACCTCGGTTGGGATGCGACTCATGATCCCTTGACGAACATCTACAACCGCCGTTGGTTGAAACACAAGGTCGAGATCCAGTTGAACATGACGGGGACAGACAGTGCCGAACATGCACTGCTCTACATGGATCTTGACGGGTTCAAGCAGATCAACGACAGCTTCGGCCATGTCGCGGGGGATCGGTATCTGGTCGGTTTGTGTCGCGAGATCGAGCACGGGATTCGACAGACGGATACCTTTTGTCGCATGGGAGGAGACGAGTTCGCCATATTGCTGGAGAACTGTGGCCGCAATGCGCCGACCGAGATAGCTGAACAACTGATCGATCGTATCAGGCGATTCACACTGCGGAGCGATGGACAGGAGCTGCGAACATCGGCCAGTATCGGTGTGTGCCTGTTCGGCGACGAAGACGTTGGTTTCGACGATCTGGTTCGCCGTGCGGACGAACTTTGCTATGAGGCGAAGTGGCAAGGCCGGAATCGCATCGTGATCGGAACGCTCCGTGGTGCAAGCGTCCCCCGCGGGCTGTTGGAGCTGCCTGCCGCACCAGCTTCTCCCGCCCTCGGCGAATCGGACTAG
- a CDS encoding zinc-binding dehydrogenase, whose translation MKAAVMVATGDSKVLQMVDLPTPEVSAPEQVLVRLRAAGLNPLDIKMREGAYNIDPLPFTLGWDGSGVVEAVGDGVSHVNPGEEVMVFHGSFGKFHGNYAEYVLTTERNVSPKPEGFSFIEAASVPLSFVTAWEALFDRAHLESGQSVLIHAGAGGVGQFAIQLAVARGITVYTTVGSKEKADFVTGLGASEAILYKETDFAEAVGDFTHGAGVDATLDTVGGDIFARSVPATRFYGHLVTLLKIAPEVDLSPARMRNQSIGFELVLSPQLFGLESEQLRQRNILDRAAALAADGELKTHIASTFPLAEAGAAQDALERGAGMGKIVLEIA comes from the coding sequence ATGAAAGCTGCAGTCATGGTGGCCACTGGGGACAGCAAGGTCCTGCAAATGGTCGACCTGCCCACACCGGAGGTCAGCGCACCCGAACAGGTGCTGGTTCGTCTGCGCGCGGCCGGGCTCAATCCCCTGGACATCAAGATGCGGGAGGGTGCCTACAACATCGATCCGTTGCCGTTCACCCTGGGTTGGGACGGCTCGGGTGTGGTGGAGGCGGTGGGCGATGGCGTCTCCCACGTCAATCCCGGCGAAGAAGTCATGGTGTTCCACGGAAGCTTCGGCAAGTTCCATGGAAACTACGCCGAGTATGTGTTGACGACCGAGCGCAATGTGTCGCCGAAACCGGAAGGCTTCAGTTTCATCGAAGCGGCTTCCGTTCCACTGTCGTTTGTGACGGCATGGGAAGCGCTGTTCGACCGCGCCCATCTGGAATCAGGCCAGTCGGTGCTGATCCATGCCGGCGCCGGCGGCGTCGGCCAGTTCGCCATCCAGCTGGCGGTAGCGCGAGGGATTACGGTCTACACCACCGTGGGATCGAAGGAGAAGGCGGATTTTGTCACGGGTCTCGGCGCGAGCGAGGCAATCCTGTACAAGGAGACCGATTTCGCCGAAGCGGTTGGCGATTTCACCCACGGCGCGGGCGTGGATGCAACCCTGGACACTGTGGGTGGCGATATCTTCGCCCGGTCCGTTCCGGCGACGCGCTTTTACGGTCACCTCGTTACCTTGTTGAAGATTGCGCCGGAGGTGGATCTGTCGCCAGCGCGCATGCGCAACCAGTCGATTGGTTTTGAACTGGTACTGTCGCCCCAGCTGTTCGGCCTGGAGTCAGAACAACTCCGGCAACGGAACATCCTGGATCGAGCCGCCGCTCTTGCCGCGGACGGTGAACTGAAAACCCATATCGCTTCCACCTTTCCGCTGGCCGAGGCGGGCGCGGCGCAGGACGCTCTGGAACGGGGAGCCGGGATGGGCAAGATCGTACTGGAGATTGCCTGA